Proteins encoded by one window of Mycolicibacterium cosmeticum:
- a CDS encoding alpha,alpha-trehalose-phosphate synthase (UDP-forming): protein MTDSTPVEGTSDFVVVANRLPIDQVRLPDGTTTWKRSPGGLVTALEPLLRKQRGAWIGWPGVPDSDEEPIVQEGLRLFPVRLSAEDVAEYYEGFSNATLWPLYHDVIVKPEYRREWWERYVDVNRRFAEATSKAAAPGATVWVQDYQLQLVPKMLRMLRPDLTIGFFLHIPFPPVELFMQMPWRTEIIEGLLGADLVGFHLPGGAQNFLILARRLVGANTSRGTVGVRSRFGEVQVGFRTVKVGAFPISIDSAELDAKARDRGIRQRAKQIRSELGNPRKIMLGVDRLDYTKGIDVRLKAFTDLLADKRADRTDTVLVQLATPSRERVESYIEMREGIERQVGHINGEYGEVGRPVVHYLHRPVPRDELIAFFVAADIMLVTPLRDGMNLVAKEYVACRSDLGGALVLSEFTGAAAELRQAYLCNPHHTDGVKEAIEQALTQTPEEGRRRMRALRRQVLAHDVDRWARSFLDALATARSA, encoded by the coding sequence TTGACCGACTCCACACCCGTCGAGGGCACCTCCGACTTCGTCGTGGTCGCCAATCGGCTCCCGATCGACCAGGTGCGCCTGCCCGACGGCACAACCACATGGAAACGCAGCCCCGGCGGCCTGGTGACCGCCCTGGAGCCGTTGCTGCGCAAACAGCGTGGCGCCTGGATCGGCTGGCCCGGCGTTCCCGACAGTGACGAAGAGCCGATCGTCCAGGAGGGGCTGCGGCTCTTCCCGGTACGGCTGTCCGCCGAGGATGTCGCCGAGTACTACGAGGGCTTCTCCAACGCCACGCTGTGGCCGCTGTATCACGACGTCATCGTCAAGCCCGAGTACCGCCGGGAATGGTGGGAACGCTACGTCGACGTGAACCGGCGGTTCGCCGAGGCCACGTCCAAGGCGGCGGCGCCCGGAGCCACGGTGTGGGTCCAGGACTACCAGCTACAACTGGTGCCCAAGATGCTGCGCATGTTGCGGCCGGACCTCACCATCGGGTTCTTCCTGCACATTCCGTTCCCGCCGGTCGAGCTGTTCATGCAGATGCCGTGGCGCACCGAGATCATCGAGGGCCTGCTCGGCGCCGACCTGGTCGGCTTCCACCTGCCCGGCGGGGCACAGAATTTTCTCATCCTGGCCCGGCGGCTGGTCGGCGCGAACACCTCGCGCGGGACCGTCGGCGTGCGGTCCCGGTTCGGTGAGGTGCAGGTGGGTTTCCGCACCGTCAAGGTCGGCGCCTTCCCGATCTCCATCGATTCGGCCGAACTCGACGCCAAGGCACGCGACCGCGGGATCCGTCAGCGCGCCAAACAAATTCGGTCCGAACTCGGAAACCCACGCAAGATCATGCTGGGCGTGGACCGTCTCGACTACACCAAGGGCATCGACGTCCGGCTCAAGGCCTTCACCGACCTGCTCGCCGACAAGCGCGCGGACCGCACGGACACCGTGCTGGTACAGCTGGCCACCCCCAGTCGCGAACGGGTGGAGAGCTATATCGAGATGCGGGAAGGCATCGAGCGCCAGGTCGGCCACATCAACGGCGAGTACGGTGAGGTCGGTCGGCCAGTGGTGCACTACCTGCACCGTCCGGTGCCGCGCGACGAACTGATTGCCTTCTTCGTCGCTGCCGACATCATGCTCGTCACGCCGTTGCGAGACGGCATGAACCTGGTGGCCAAGGAATACGTGGCGTGCCGCAGCGACCTCGGCGGCGCCCTGGTGCTATCCGAATTCACCGGCGCGGCAGCGGAATTACGGCAGGCCTACCTGTGCAACCCGCACCACACCGACGGCGTGAAGGAAGCCATCGAGCAAGCCCTCACCCAGACACCGGAAGAGGGCCGGCGCCGGATGCGGGCCCTGCGCCGCCAGGTGCTCGCGCACGACGTGGATCGTTGGGCGCGCTCGTTCCTGGACGCGCTGGCCACCGCCCGCAGCGCCTGA
- a CDS encoding SRPBCC family protein: MELHNEFRVAVPAATTWEVFTDVERVAPCLPGATLLSVDGDDFTGAVKVKVGPITVSYKGIATYQEKDEAGRRIVLRAEGKETRGNGTAAATVTAQLKDEGDATSVLITTDLAISGKAAQFGRGVLADVSSNLIDQFARSLEAELLGSTAGTGPETTTVTAPPADSVDLLKVVAVPVAKRYGPVLAAAAAAGAVGFLVGRRKRKAPATVPAELQALLTRLLS; the protein is encoded by the coding sequence GTGGAACTCCACAACGAATTCCGGGTCGCGGTGCCCGCGGCCACGACCTGGGAAGTGTTCACCGACGTCGAACGCGTCGCCCCCTGCTTGCCCGGTGCCACCCTGCTCTCGGTCGACGGCGACGACTTCACCGGCGCGGTGAAGGTCAAGGTCGGCCCGATCACGGTGTCCTACAAGGGTATTGCGACATACCAGGAGAAGGACGAAGCCGGCCGGCGCATCGTGCTGCGCGCCGAGGGTAAGGAGACGCGCGGCAACGGGACCGCCGCGGCGACCGTCACCGCCCAACTCAAGGACGAGGGTGACGCGACGAGCGTGCTCATCACCACCGACCTGGCGATCTCGGGCAAGGCCGCCCAGTTCGGCCGCGGCGTGCTCGCCGACGTGTCCAGCAACCTCATCGACCAGTTCGCCCGCAGCCTGGAGGCCGAACTTCTCGGCAGCACCGCCGGGACCGGCCCCGAAACCACCACCGTGACAGCGCCACCCGCCGATTCGGTGGACCTGCTCAAGGTGGTGGCGGTGCCGGTGGCGAAGCGGTACGGACCGGTGCTCGCGGCCGCGGCGGCCGCCGGCGCCGTCGGGTTCCTGGTCGGGCGCCGCAAGCGCAAGGCACCGGCCACCGTCCCCGCCGAGTTGCAGGCCCTGTTGACCCGGCTGCTGTCGTGA
- a CDS encoding (2Fe-2S)-binding protein, giving the protein MHDLPVDISVNGRRRHGAVEPRVTLADFLREDCGLTGTHLGCEHGACGACTVLLDGQAVRSCLIFAVQADGQEVTTVEGIAAEDGELSAVQAALRECHGLQCGFCTPGFVTSITALLRDNPEPTDDEIREGLSGNFCRCTGYQGIVNAVHRAAQMLSSDASR; this is encoded by the coding sequence ATGCATGACCTACCCGTAGACATCTCGGTCAACGGCCGCCGCCGGCACGGCGCGGTCGAACCGCGGGTCACCCTCGCCGACTTCCTGCGCGAGGACTGCGGCCTGACCGGCACCCACCTGGGATGTGAGCACGGCGCCTGCGGTGCGTGCACCGTGCTGTTGGACGGCCAGGCGGTGCGCTCCTGCCTGATCTTCGCGGTGCAGGCCGACGGACAGGAGGTGACGACCGTCGAAGGGATCGCCGCCGAGGACGGTGAGTTGTCCGCGGTGCAGGCCGCCCTTCGCGAATGTCACGGCCTGCAGTGCGGGTTTTGCACGCCCGGCTTCGTCACCTCCATCACGGCGTTGCTGCGCGACAATCCGGAGCCCACCGACGACGAGATCCGGGAGGGTTTGTCGGGGAACTTCTGTCGCTGTACCGGCTACCAAGGCATCGTGAACGCGGTGCACCGGGCCGCGCAGATGCTGAGCTCCGACGCCTCCCGGTAA
- a CDS encoding mammalian cell entry protein: MRGKLIALVALVFALGLVGLSAVGGALYWDRTQNRAVQDAGAALPALATEQIPKVFGYDYQTVERSLTEAATLLTPDYRREFEDRAAKDIIPQARDRQVVSQANVVGAGMLAAQRDSASVLVFMNRTVTDKSKQPVYDGSRLRVDYQKIDGKWLIKYIQPV, encoded by the coding sequence ATGCGTGGCAAGCTCATTGCGCTCGTGGCGCTGGTGTTCGCGCTGGGGCTGGTCGGCCTGTCCGCGGTCGGTGGTGCGCTGTATTGGGACCGCACGCAGAACCGGGCCGTGCAGGACGCCGGCGCCGCGCTGCCCGCGCTGGCCACCGAGCAGATCCCGAAGGTGTTCGGCTATGACTACCAGACGGTGGAACGCAGCCTGACCGAAGCGGCGACACTGCTGACCCCCGATTACCGGCGCGAGTTCGAGGACCGTGCCGCCAAGGACATCATCCCGCAGGCCCGTGATCGCCAGGTGGTCAGCCAGGCCAACGTGGTCGGTGCCGGAATGCTGGCCGCCCAACGGGATTCGGCTTCGGTGCTGGTGTTCATGAACCGTACGGTCACCGACAAGTCGAAGCAGCCGGTGTATGACGGCAGCCGGCTTCGCGTCGACTATCAGAAGATCGACGGGAAGTGGCTGATCAAGTACATCCAGCCGGTGTAG
- a CDS encoding xanthine dehydrogenase family protein molybdopterin-binding subunit → MDRSRSVTGPVATRYAGTRVPRVEDTRLLTGKGTFVDDVQRPGMLHACFVRSPFARATVKGIDAAAALALPGVHAVFTAADINPGVHEAWHAVAGKDVPDTPRPPLAEGEVKFVGDPVAIVVAESRRLAEDAVDLVEVDYEQLPAVADFRAAPESGISVHAEYPDNVAGGMGGAPPDEDVFATAAHVVREHIYQQMYVPVPMETRGIVAEWSPPTAELTVWASTQTPHELRAFAARLLGIPAQGVRVIMRDTGGGFGQKVVPMREDMAILLAARKVPAPLKWIEDRRENLMSAGQSRHVDGTVRMAFDADGKILAADIDFVQDIGAYPTPYPVLTTAAIGMFFPGPYRVPKASFNYRTVFSNTAGLHAYRGPWQYETLTREMLLDIAARKIGMDPVELRRINILRGDEMPFVNPNGMPYDNCAPADTFEQAVKILDHEGFRKEQAAALAQGRYIGLGFSAYIEPTGAATGHLATEGATIRMEPTGRINVYVNGGSSGNSLETTVVQLTADALGADIDDVSTIQGDTAVTPYGAGTQGSRSGPMTAGAVNEAGTILRNRILGIAAQMLGVGADEIELADSRATVRSDPDKSVSFADIAYRCHYEPMMLGGANPTLEATARFNSQAMIHWANATHACTCEVDIETGQVRLTRYIVSEDVGPMINPNVVEGQVAGGTVQGIGGALLEQLSYDDAGNPLSSTFVDYLLPTATEVPAIEFGHVEIPGPGVGGYKGAGEGGAIGSPPAVINAINDALAPLGVAVTQLPATPAAIVALLEQARVPSGKDH, encoded by the coding sequence ATGGACAGGAGCCGGTCAGTGACGGGACCCGTGGCCACCCGCTACGCAGGAACGCGTGTCCCCCGGGTCGAGGACACCCGCCTGCTCACCGGCAAGGGCACCTTCGTCGACGACGTGCAGCGACCCGGCATGCTGCACGCCTGCTTCGTGCGCAGCCCCTTCGCCCGCGCCACCGTCAAGGGCATCGACGCCGCCGCGGCGCTCGCCCTGCCCGGCGTCCACGCGGTGTTCACCGCGGCCGATATCAACCCGGGCGTGCACGAGGCATGGCACGCCGTCGCCGGGAAGGACGTGCCGGACACCCCCCGGCCGCCCCTGGCCGAGGGTGAGGTGAAGTTCGTCGGCGATCCGGTGGCGATCGTGGTCGCCGAGAGCCGGCGCCTAGCCGAGGACGCCGTCGACCTGGTCGAGGTCGACTACGAACAGCTGCCCGCCGTCGCCGATTTCCGCGCGGCACCGGAATCCGGCATCAGCGTGCACGCCGAATATCCCGACAACGTGGCCGGCGGTATGGGCGGGGCACCACCGGACGAGGACGTCTTCGCCACCGCCGCGCATGTCGTGCGGGAGCACATCTACCAGCAGATGTACGTCCCCGTGCCGATGGAGACCCGCGGCATCGTCGCCGAATGGAGCCCTCCCACAGCCGAACTCACCGTGTGGGCGTCCACCCAGACCCCGCACGAGCTGCGCGCGTTCGCCGCGCGCCTGCTGGGCATCCCGGCTCAGGGCGTGCGCGTCATCATGCGTGACACCGGCGGCGGGTTCGGCCAGAAGGTGGTTCCGATGCGGGAGGACATGGCCATCCTGCTCGCCGCGCGCAAGGTGCCCGCCCCGCTGAAATGGATCGAGGACCGCCGGGAGAACCTGATGTCGGCCGGGCAGTCCCGTCATGTCGACGGCACCGTCCGGATGGCGTTCGACGCCGACGGCAAGATCCTGGCCGCCGACATCGATTTCGTCCAGGATATCGGCGCCTACCCCACGCCGTACCCGGTGCTCACCACCGCCGCCATCGGCATGTTCTTCCCCGGCCCCTACCGGGTGCCCAAGGCCAGCTTCAACTACCGGACGGTGTTCTCCAACACCGCCGGCCTGCACGCCTACCGGGGCCCGTGGCAGTATGAAACCCTCACCCGCGAAATGCTTCTCGACATCGCCGCCCGCAAGATCGGGATGGACCCGGTGGAGTTGCGCCGGATCAACATCCTGCGCGGTGACGAGATGCCGTTCGTCAATCCCAACGGCATGCCCTATGACAACTGCGCCCCGGCCGACACTTTCGAACAGGCCGTCAAGATCCTCGACCACGAGGGATTCCGCAAGGAGCAGGCCGCGGCGCTGGCCCAGGGACGCTATATCGGACTGGGTTTCTCGGCCTATATCGAACCGACGGGCGCGGCCACCGGCCACCTGGCCACCGAGGGCGCCACCATCCGGATGGAGCCCACCGGCCGGATCAACGTCTACGTCAACGGCGGCTCCAGCGGAAACAGTCTGGAGACCACGGTCGTGCAACTGACCGCGGATGCGTTGGGCGCCGATATCGATGACGTGTCGACCATCCAGGGCGACACCGCGGTGACACCGTACGGCGCGGGCACCCAGGGCAGCCGCAGCGGACCGATGACGGCGGGCGCGGTCAACGAGGCGGGCACCATCCTGCGTAACCGGATCCTCGGGATCGCAGCCCAGATGCTGGGCGTCGGCGCCGACGAGATCGAGCTCGCCGACTCGCGCGCCACGGTGCGCAGCGACCCGGACAAGAGTGTCAGCTTCGCCGACATCGCCTACCGCTGCCACTACGAGCCGATGATGTTGGGCGGCGCGAACCCCACCCTGGAGGCCACCGCACGTTTCAACTCGCAGGCAATGATCCACTGGGCCAACGCCACCCACGCCTGCACGTGCGAAGTCGACATCGAGACCGGCCAGGTCAGGTTGACCCGCTATATCGTCAGCGAGGACGTCGGGCCGATGATCAATCCCAATGTGGTGGAGGGCCAGGTGGCCGGCGGCACCGTGCAGGGTATCGGCGGCGCACTGCTGGAGCAGCTGTCCTACGACGACGCGGGCAACCCCCTGTCCTCGACCTTCGTCGATTACCTGCTGCCCACCGCCACCGAGGTGCCGGCCATCGAATTCGGCCATGTCGAGATCCCCGGCCCCGGCGTCGGCGGGTACAAGGGTGCCGGCGAAGGCGGCGCCATCGGCTCCCCGCCGGCGGTGATCAATGCGATCAACGACGCGCTGGCACCGCTCGGCGTCGCCGTCACCCAGCTGCCCGCCACCCCGGCGGCCATCGTCGCCCTCCTCGAACAAGCGCGGGTTCCCTCGGGAAAGGACCACTAG
- a CDS encoding FAD binding domain-containing protein: MKARAFAYHRADSVKDAVELLAEFGDEAKILAGGQSLVPMLAMRLTHFENLVDISRLDELQGIDLIGDEVVVGAGTTHALVGMDDEVADSVPLLTAATPHIGHFQIRSRGTLGGAIAHADPAAEFAAVALTLDATMEAVSARGTRQIPAADFFTGLWESALAADELLQAVRFPVWSGRCGFAVHEFARRHGDFAIAGATVAVELDDDDRVTRCSVGLLGLGSTPERGAPAEAAMTGRPVTDIDAVEFGRLAVSGLRDIPSDLQGSSSYRTRIGATMVTRAWTDAITEARDA, encoded by the coding sequence GTGAAGGCCCGCGCGTTCGCCTACCACCGCGCCGACTCGGTCAAGGACGCGGTGGAACTGCTCGCCGAATTCGGTGACGAGGCGAAGATCCTGGCCGGCGGGCAGAGCCTGGTCCCCATGCTGGCCATGCGGCTCACCCATTTCGAGAATCTGGTCGACATCTCCCGCCTCGACGAACTCCAGGGCATCGACCTGATCGGCGACGAGGTGGTCGTCGGGGCCGGCACCACCCACGCCCTGGTCGGTATGGACGACGAGGTCGCCGACTCGGTGCCGCTGCTGACCGCGGCCACACCGCATATCGGGCACTTCCAGATCCGCAGCCGCGGCACCCTCGGCGGCGCCATCGCGCACGCCGACCCGGCCGCCGAGTTCGCTGCCGTCGCCCTGACCCTGGACGCCACCATGGAAGCCGTCTCGGCGCGCGGTACCCGGCAGATTCCGGCGGCCGACTTCTTCACCGGGCTCTGGGAGAGCGCGCTGGCCGCCGACGAGCTGCTGCAGGCGGTGCGATTCCCGGTGTGGTCGGGCCGGTGTGGCTTCGCGGTGCACGAATTCGCGCGGCGGCACGGCGATTTCGCCATCGCCGGGGCCACCGTCGCCGTCGAACTGGACGACGACGATCGCGTCACCCGCTGCTCCGTCGGACTGCTGGGCCTCGGGTCCACCCCCGAGCGGGGCGCTCCCGCCGAGGCCGCGATGACGGGCCGGCCGGTCACCGACATCGACGCCGTGGAGTTCGGCAGGTTGGCGGTCTCGGGCCTGCGGGACATCCCGTCGGATCTGCAGGGCTCGTCGTCCTACCGCACCAGGATCGGCGCCACGATGGTCACCCGGGCCTGGACCGACGCAATCACGGAGGCACGCGATGCATGA
- a CDS encoding XdhC family protein: MREVLDDLMAIWRSGGTAGLATVVRTIRSAPRPAGAALVVAPDGSVAGSVSGGCVEGAVYELATEVVGAGAPELQRYGISDDDAFAVGLTCGGLLDVFVEPVSQKTFPELADVAEAIAAHRPIAVATVIAHPDRSRLGRRLIVDPDRHLGGLGSERADAAVVDDARGLLVAGRTAVLSYGPDGERLDESSGGTDTGMEVFVASYAPRPRMLIIGAIDFAAALAQQAAFLGYRVTVCDARPVFATAARFPAADQVVVDWPDRYLRGQQELGAIDGRTAICVLTHDPKFDVPALEVALRLPQVGYVGAMGSRRTHLDRLQRLRDAGLTATDLDRLSSPIGLDLGARTPEETAVSIVAEIIARRWGGGGRPLAAVDGRIHHELVGRPSMTSDDVR, from the coding sequence GTGCGCGAGGTTCTCGATGACCTGATGGCCATCTGGCGGTCCGGCGGCACCGCCGGGCTGGCCACGGTGGTGCGCACGATCAGGTCCGCGCCGCGTCCGGCCGGTGCTGCCCTGGTGGTGGCCCCCGACGGCAGCGTGGCCGGGTCCGTCTCGGGTGGCTGTGTCGAGGGTGCGGTGTACGAACTGGCCACCGAGGTGGTCGGCGCGGGCGCTCCCGAATTGCAGCGCTACGGGATCAGCGACGACGACGCCTTCGCCGTCGGCTTGACCTGCGGCGGCCTGCTGGACGTGTTCGTGGAGCCGGTTTCGCAGAAGACGTTTCCCGAGCTCGCCGACGTCGCCGAGGCGATCGCAGCGCACCGGCCGATCGCGGTGGCCACGGTGATCGCACACCCCGACCGGTCCCGGCTGGGCCGGCGGCTGATCGTCGATCCGGACCGGCATCTGGGCGGCCTGGGGTCGGAGCGGGCCGATGCGGCGGTCGTCGACGACGCCCGTGGTCTGCTGGTGGCCGGCCGTACCGCGGTGCTGTCCTACGGCCCCGACGGCGAGCGCCTGGACGAGAGCTCCGGCGGGACCGATACCGGCATGGAGGTGTTCGTCGCCAGTTATGCGCCGCGGCCGCGCATGCTGATCATCGGCGCGATCGACTTCGCCGCCGCCCTGGCCCAGCAGGCCGCGTTCCTCGGCTACCGCGTCACGGTGTGCGATGCCCGCCCGGTGTTCGCCACTGCGGCCCGCTTCCCCGCCGCCGATCAGGTGGTGGTCGACTGGCCGGACCGGTATCTGCGCGGCCAGCAGGAACTCGGCGCGATCGACGGCCGGACCGCGATCTGCGTGCTCACCCACGACCCCAAATTCGATGTACCCGCCCTCGAGGTGGCGCTGCGGCTGCCACAGGTCGGCTATGTCGGCGCCATGGGATCGCGGCGCACACACCTGGACCGGTTGCAGCGGCTGCGCGACGCCGGCCTCACCGCGACCGACCTGGACCGGCTGTCCAGCCCGATCGGCCTGGATCTGGGGGCCCGGACGCCGGAGGAGACGGCGGTGTCCATCGTGGCCGAGATCATCGCCCGGCGCTGGGGCGGCGGTGGCCGCCCGCTGGCCGCCGTCGACGGCCGGATTCACCACGAACTGGTCGGCCGACCATCCATGACCAGCGACGACGTGCGGTAA
- a CDS encoding DUF732 domain-containing protein, whose amino-acid sequence MTIKRTLAAAVLAAGAMTALAAPAAADDGTDQKFLMALEQLKINVGGDAKAISVAHSACQVLFHGKPLSYALYSIKNQTDLSDDQATKFGGAALRMYCPKYLP is encoded by the coding sequence ATGACGATCAAGCGCACCCTGGCCGCGGCGGTCCTCGCCGCCGGCGCCATGACGGCCCTGGCGGCTCCGGCCGCGGCCGACGACGGCACCGATCAGAAGTTCCTGATGGCCCTGGAGCAGCTCAAGATCAACGTGGGCGGCGACGCCAAGGCGATCAGCGTCGCGCATTCGGCCTGTCAGGTGCTCTTCCACGGCAAGCCGCTGTCCTACGCGCTGTACAGCATCAAGAACCAGACCGACCTGTCCGACGATCAGGCCACCAAATTCGGGGGCGCGGCGCTGCGCATGTACTGCCCCAAATACCTGCCCTGA
- a CDS encoding SDR family oxidoreductase, with protein sequence MQLSLADRTVLVTGGGSGIGKGVAAAVVASGGNAMLVGRNADRLAAAVDEIAAAGGADRVRYEPADVTDEDEVARVVDAAAAWNGRLHGVVHCAGGSLTIGPLTQVDSELWRQTVDLNVNGTMYVLKHSARAMVRGGGGSFVGISSIASSNTHRWFAAYGPSKAALDHLLQLAADELGPSWVRVNSIRPGLIKTEMVAPILDSPEISADYASCTPLPRPGEVQDIANAAVFLLSDAAAWITGQLINVDGGHCLRRGPDMSSMLGPVFGEDALRGVVD encoded by the coding sequence GTGCAGCTTTCGTTGGCGGATCGTACGGTTCTGGTGACCGGCGGTGGCAGCGGTATCGGCAAGGGGGTCGCGGCCGCGGTGGTCGCCAGCGGCGGCAACGCAATGCTGGTGGGCCGCAACGCTGATCGGCTCGCTGCCGCGGTCGACGAGATCGCCGCCGCGGGCGGGGCGGACCGGGTCCGCTACGAACCGGCCGATGTCACCGACGAGGACGAGGTGGCCCGCGTGGTGGATGCCGCCGCGGCCTGGAACGGGCGGCTACACGGCGTCGTGCACTGTGCGGGTGGGTCCTTGACCATCGGCCCGCTGACGCAGGTGGATTCCGAATTGTGGCGCCAGACCGTGGACCTCAACGTCAACGGCACCATGTACGTGCTCAAGCACAGCGCCAGGGCGATGGTGCGGGGCGGCGGTGGGTCGTTCGTCGGCATCTCGTCGATCGCGTCGAGCAACACCCACCGCTGGTTCGCGGCCTACGGCCCGAGCAAGGCCGCGCTCGACCACTTGCTGCAGTTGGCCGCCGACGAACTGGGGCCGTCGTGGGTGCGGGTGAACAGCATCCGGCCGGGGTTGATCAAGACCGAGATGGTGGCGCCCATCTTGGATTCCCCGGAGATCAGCGCCGACTACGCGAGCTGCACCCCGCTGCCCCGCCCCGGTGAGGTGCAGGACATCGCCAACGCCGCGGTATTCCTGCTCAGCGATGCGGCCGCGTGGATCACCGGTCAACTGATCAACGTCGACGGCGGGCACTGCCTGCGGCGCGGGCCGGACATGTCCTCGATGCTAGGCCCGGTCTTCGGCGAGGACGCCCTGCGCGGTGTCGTCGACTGA
- a CDS encoding DUF4185 domain-containing protein, producing the protein MGAAAHIGRVGGLAVALGVGTAIATGHGIAAADDTGTSGTQSAGTQSSGSGTTGGTKTSDTKADTKADTKATDTKTTEPAGTKTAEVSAQTNTGTSSKPDTETEPETGPEAKPEAEGNSDSDPETPEPEKETPKPAKPKKAVRTENKGTTETKNTAEVKTTKTPTAADPSPAETKTSPTATAAVSATVQPAASVAVFANARSLAAATSATSTTATPAPVPIPDVLRKPVTTVLKAVSGVLDWALSFAPNSPAQPVLGWTLLAFARREVENLLTAINPKSAAATGGVATDTTSLALAAAAMNPRPGFPYPGQQLSPSTSFVDWVTGNFAPNDTYTRFGIWGTDVGTMWDNGIADDPSTPINEHQVLIAFGDTFGGPNMTGTWRLNTLFRSSDTDLSNGMSIPNGQWLNGNMFGGAPLWGETYARQIILPERLPAGLPTGVTLIPTAGISVPTPGTKYGATQYLSFMSVKQWGAAGQWTTNYSAIAYSEDNGENWYIAPKSVRTNFGGNAKFQQAALVRPGDGYVYSYGTPNGRQGSAYVSRVLEKDILDASKYEFYSKGSKGGIFGIGAYPAGWYKNDPSKASPVFGQEKGACGIAKPGNQVSEMSVQYNQTLNKYVVLHADQFNNIILRTADSPEGTWSAPTVLMTQQNGGIYAPMLHPWSPSTAGTGTDLYWNLSLWSEYNVMLMKTDLTKL; encoded by the coding sequence ATGGGCGCAGCAGCGCATATCGGTCGGGTCGGCGGTTTGGCGGTGGCGCTGGGCGTGGGCACCGCAATCGCGACGGGTCACGGGATCGCGGCGGCCGACGACACCGGAACGTCCGGCACTCAGTCCGCCGGCACCCAGTCCTCGGGCAGCGGCACGACCGGTGGCACCAAGACTTCGGACACCAAAGCCGACACCAAAGCCGACACCAAGGCCACCGACACCAAGACGACCGAGCCGGCCGGTACCAAGACGGCCGAGGTCAGCGCCCAGACCAACACCGGCACGTCCTCGAAACCGGACACCGAAACCGAACCGGAGACCGGGCCCGAGGCCAAGCCCGAGGCTGAAGGCAACTCCGACTCCGACCCCGAAACCCCGGAGCCGGAGAAGGAGACGCCCAAACCGGCCAAGCCCAAGAAGGCAGTACGCACCGAGAACAAGGGCACCACCGAAACCAAGAACACCGCCGAGGTCAAGACCACCAAGACCCCCACCGCCGCAGACCCCTCGCCCGCCGAGACGAAGACATCCCCCACCGCGACCGCGGCGGTGTCGGCCACGGTGCAACCCGCCGCCTCGGTCGCCGTCTTCGCCAACGCACGGTCGCTGGCGGCGGCGACATCCGCGACATCCACGACGGCCACACCGGCACCCGTGCCGATCCCGGACGTGTTGCGCAAACCGGTCACCACGGTGCTCAAGGCCGTCTCCGGCGTCCTGGACTGGGCGCTGAGCTTCGCGCCGAACTCGCCGGCCCAACCGGTGCTGGGCTGGACGCTGCTGGCGTTCGCCCGCCGCGAGGTGGAAAACCTGCTGACCGCGATCAACCCGAAGAGCGCGGCCGCCACCGGCGGCGTCGCCACCGATACCACCAGCCTGGCGCTGGCCGCGGCCGCCATGAACCCGCGCCCCGGCTTCCCCTACCCCGGTCAGCAGCTGAGCCCGTCGACCAGCTTCGTCGACTGGGTCACCGGCAACTTCGCCCCGAACGACACCTACACCCGGTTCGGCATCTGGGGCACCGACGTCGGCACCATGTGGGACAACGGAATCGCCGACGATCCGAGCACCCCGATCAACGAGCACCAGGTCCTCATCGCGTTCGGCGACACCTTCGGCGGCCCCAACATGACGGGGACGTGGCGCCTCAACACGCTGTTCCGCAGTTCCGACACCGACCTGTCCAACGGGATGAGCATTCCGAACGGCCAATGGCTCAACGGCAACATGTTCGGCGGGGCACCGCTGTGGGGCGAGACCTATGCCCGCCAGATCATCCTGCCCGAACGGCTCCCCGCCGGGCTGCCCACCGGGGTCACGCTGATCCCCACCGCAGGCATCTCGGTGCCCACCCCCGGCACGAAATACGGTGCGACGCAGTATCTCAGCTTCATGTCGGTCAAGCAGTGGGGCGCCGCGGGACAGTGGACCACCAACTACTCGGCGATCGCCTACTCCGAGGACAACGGCGAGAACTGGTACATCGCGCCCAAGAGCGTGCGCACCAATTTCGGCGGGAACGCCAAGTTCCAGCAGGCCGCGCTGGTGCGTCCCGGCGACGGCTACGTCTACTCGTACGGCACCCCCAACGGCAGGCAGGGTTCGGCCTATGTGTCGCGGGTGCTGGAGAAGGACATCCTCGACGCCAGCAAGTACGAGTTCTACAGCAAGGGCAGCAAGGGCGGGATCTTCGGGATCGGCGCCTACCCGGCCGGCTGGTACAAGAACGATCCGTCCAAGGCCAGCCCGGTATTCGGCCAGGAGAAGGGCGCCTGCGGCATCGCCAAACCCGGCAACCAGGTCAGCGAGATGTCGGTGCAGTACAACCAGACGCTGAACAAGTATGTGGTGCTGCACGCCGACCAGTTCAACAACATCATCCTGCGCACGGCCGACAGCCCCGAGGGCACCTGGTCGGCGCCGACGGTGCTGATGACGCAGCAGAACGGCGGCATCTACGCCCCGATGCTGCATCCGTGGTCGCCGTCGACCGCCGGCACGGGCACCGACCTGTACTGGAACCTGTCGCTGTGGAGTGAGTACAACGTCATGTTGATGAAGACCGACCTGACCAAGCTGTGA